The Cytobacillus oceanisediminis genomic interval TTCAGAAAGTTCGAATCCTGCCTTCACTTCTTCCGGAAAATAGGCCGAAACGGCTTCTGATTGAGCGGAATAATCCTCTGTTTTAAAGCTCGGGCTTTGCTGCAGAGATTGCCTGCGGGTGACTGCTTTTACCCCGGTGATTTCTTGAAAATGTTTGATATCTTCATCTTTGATGCCCTGGAAATTTCCTTCGCCCGCTTCCTTGCCGTGAACCTGGATTTCCGTTACGAGGCTGTCTTCCATTACATCCTGGATGATCGATTTATGCAGCCCGAATCCGACCGATGCCAGCACAATCAGAAAGGTACATCCAATCGCTGTGGCTAAAATCGTCATAAACAGCCTTGTTTTATTCTTTTTCATATTTTGCCTTACAAATCTGAATTGATCTTTTAAATTCATGCCAACACACCCTCCATAACCCTTCCATCTGTGATTTCAATTGTCTTATGGCCGATGGCTGCCACTTTTTCGTCGTGCGTAATAATCAGAAACGTAATGCCCAGATCGCGGTTCAGCTCTTGAATGAACTGCAGCAGCTCGTTTTCTGTTTCGCTGTCCAGGCTGCCTGTCGGTTCATCCGCCAGAATGAGGGGAGGATTCACGACAAGCGCCCGGGCGATGCTGACGCGCTGCTGCTGTCCGCCGGAAAGCTCACTTGGATAATGATCCTTATATTCGATGAGTCCTACACGCTTTAACGTCTCTTCCGTCTTCTGCTGTCTTTCCTTTTCAGTCATCCCTTTGAGAATGAGAGGGAGCTCGACATTCTGGTAAGCCGTCATGCTTGGAATCAGCTGAAAGCTCTGGAAAATGAAACCGAGATTCGCCAGGCGGAAATCAGCAAATTTCCCTTCGTTATAATCACTGACCTTCTCGCCATGTATCCACACCTCTCCATGCTTTGGCTTAATAAAACCGCTGATGATATTTAGAAGAGTCGACTTCCCGGATCCGCTCCTGCCCACAATCGTGACAATCTCGCCTTTTTCCACTGAAAAAGAAACATCCTCCAATACAGGAATAACCGTCTTCTTTTCTTTTTTGCCAATCTCAAACGCATGGCTTAATTCTCTAACTTCTATCACGCAATAACCTTCCTTCTAAAAAAGTGTCTGCAATCTAGACGTACGAAACAGCACTTTCGGCTTCAAAAAAATATAAAATAATTTTTGGTGACAGGCACCGCCCGAATTTTGTCGAATCAATTTCGTTCGGTTTGAATATTTTGAATTTTAAAAGAGATACGGCTAATATGAATAGTAGTGACACTGTAAAAAAGGAGGA includes:
- a CDS encoding ABC transporter ATP-binding protein; amino-acid sequence: MIEVRELSHAFEIGKKEKKTVIPVLEDVSFSVEKGEIVTIVGRSGSGKSTLLNIISGFIKPKHGEVWIHGEKVSDYNEGKFADFRLANLGFIFQSFQLIPSMTAYQNVELPLILKGMTEKERQQKTEETLKRVGLIEYKDHYPSELSGGQQQRVSIARALVVNPPLILADEPTGSLDSETENELLQFIQELNRDLGITFLIITHDEKVAAIGHKTIEITDGRVMEGVLA